Proteins encoded within one genomic window of Setaria italica strain Yugu1 chromosome IV, Setaria_italica_v2.0, whole genome shotgun sequence:
- the LOC101761767 gene encoding receptor-like protein kinase HSL1 codes for MEAPWRAPHLLGLVLALLPSCCLLPRAAAQDDARLLLEIKRAWGNPPVLAGWNASAAGAHCAWPYVACDTAGRIVNLTLASANVAGLFPDAVGGLIGLTYLDVSSNNITGVFPTTLYRCSALQYLDLSWNYLSGELPTDTGSRMGANLTTLVLSGNRFNGTIPTSLSSLRNLQNLKLDDNKFIGTIPAELGKLTRLQMLWLAYNPFDTGELPASFKNLTSMTSLWATQCKLIGDFPRFVVDMLELEVLDLSINTLTGSIPPWVWSLKKLQSFTAYKNNLTGDLVVNDFAAMGLTSIDVSENYKLTGVIPEVFGHLENLTRLALFRNNFSGEIPASIGWLPSLSVLTLFSNRFTGILPPELGKHSTFTHLGADDNELIGTIPEGLCARGQLTTLTAEGNHLNGSIPEALADCTSLHRLQLNNNQLSGELP; via the coding sequence ATGGAGGCACCATGGCGCGCCCCGCATCTCCTCGGCCTCGTGCTCGCGCTACTTCCCAGCTGCTGCCTTCttccccgcgcggccgcgcaggACGACGCGCGGCTGCTGCTCGAGATCAAGCGCGCGTGGGGCAACCCGCCCGTGCTGGCCGGGTGGAACGCCTCGGCCGCGGGCGCGCACTGCGCGTGGCCGTACGTGGCGTGCGACACGGCCGGACGTATCGTGAACCTGACACTCGCCAGCGCCAACGTCGCGGGGCTCTTCCCGGACGCCGTCGGCGGCCTCATCGGCCTCACGTACCTCGACGTCTCTAGCAACAACATCACCGGCGTGTTCCCCACCACGCTCTACCGCTGCTCTGCGCTTCAGTACCTCGACCTGTCCTGGAACTATCTTAGCGGAGAGCTCCCCACGGACACCGGCTCCCGCATGGGGGCGAACCTGACCACGCTGGTGCTCAGCGGAAACAGGTTCAACGGCACAATCCCGACGTCGCTCTCCAGCCTCCGGAATCTCCAGAATCTCAAGCTGGACGACAACAAATTCATTGGCACCATCCCAGCGGAGCTCGGCAAGCTGACGAGGCTTCAGATGCTATGGTTGGCGTACAACCCGTTCGACACGGGGGAGCTGCCGGCCTCATTTAAGAACCTGACCAGCATGACTAGTCTCTGGGCAACACAGTGCAAGCTCATCGGCGACTTCCCGAGGTTTGTTGTGGACATGCTGGAGTTGGAGGTGCTGGACCTGTCCATCAACACGCTGACCGGAAGCATACCTCCGTGGGTTTGGAGCCTCAAGAAATTGCAATCCTTTACAGCTTACAAGaacaacctcaccggcgacTTGGTGGTTAATGACTTCGCCGCGATGGGCTTAACAAGTATCGATGTTTCAGAGAATTATAAGCTTACTGGAGTTATTCCGGAAGTCTTTGGGCACTTGGAGAACCTCACAAGATTGGCCCTCTTCAGGAACAACTTCTCCGGCGAGATACCAGCCAGCATCGGCTGGCTGCCATCATTATCGGTATTGACGCTTTTCAGTAATAGGTTTACTGGTATTCTCCCGCCAGAACTTGGGAAGCACTCGACCTTTACTCATTTGGGGGCTGACGACAATGAGCTCATTGGCACAATCCCAGAAGGACTATGTGCCAGAGGCCAGCTCACGACGCTCACTGCCGAGGGCAACCACTTGAACGGATCCATCCCGGAAGCCCTGGCCGACTGCACCAGTCTACACCGCCTGCAGCTAAACAATAACCAGCTCTCTGGCGAGTTGCCCTAG
- the LOC101767856 gene encoding uncharacterized protein At1g15400 produces MAGLQRSATTFRRSGSSGLVWDERFLTEAEADAEAKAGDGAAEEPQPELRHSRSVGSIGMLRRGGAGGNGDNKKAKAKAKDQKKGHKEDARSNQQVFRTKDVAPDVDPPSPRVSGCILCSIFGGSSGSGSGAGTARRRSKPRKK; encoded by the coding sequence ATGGCTGGGTTGCAAAGGTCGGCGACGACGTTCAGAAGGTCCGGCTCCTCGGGCCTGGTCTGGGACGAGCGTTTCCTgaccgaggccgaggccgacgccgaggcgaaggccggcgatggcgccgcGGAGGAGCCCCAGCCGGAGCTCCGGCACTCCCGGAGCGTGGGGAGCATCGGCATGCTACGCCGTGGCGGTGCCGGTGGCAACGGTGACAACAAGAAGGCGAAGGCGAAGGCGAAGGATCAGAAGAAGGGGCATAAGGAGGACGCGCGCAGCAACCAGCAGGTGTTCCGGACCAAGGACGTGGCCCCGGACGTCGACCCGCCCTCGCCGCGGGTGTCCGGCTGCATCCTCTGCTCCATCTTCGGCGgcagctccggctccggctccggcgccggcacAGCACGCCGCCGGTCCAAGCCCAGGAAGAAGTGA
- the LOC101768261 gene encoding protein OVEREXPRESSOR OF CATIONIC PEROXIDASE 3 isoform X1 — MATVLPLAVLAAASAPAAPRTCISVAPVPPPLLGTRVGLLLRSPPRGVACALRRRPSKYKVANLVSRTQLNYVTKIQSEEEVVATEDAMDNDDEDGALEALFKQLEEDLANDDLSVDDDDDEISEEDMARFEKELAEAIEDVGGVDESAGDSLLSSGDYGNDEQIDRSEGPELKTWQLRRLARALKIGRRKTSIKNLAGELGLDRALVIELLRNPPPKLILMSDSLPDEAPSKPEVKELELPGSTTIDVDEVGTTEIDPQMELPVHVMSAEWSARRRLKKVQLETLERVYLRSKRPTNTMISSIVQVTNLPRKTIVKWFEDRREQDGVPDHRVAFKRSLSETVASS, encoded by the exons ATGGCGACGGTGCTGCCgctcgccgtgctcgccgccgcctcggcccctGCCGCGCCGAGGACTTGCATCTCCGTCGCCCCAGTCCCCCCGCCCTTACTCGGAACTCGCGTGGGTCTCCTCCTCCGCAGCCCACCGCGGGGCGTCGCCTGCGCCCTCCGCCGGAGGCCCTCAAAGTACAAAGTAGCCAACCTCGTCTCGCGCACGCAGCTTAATTACGTT ACTAAAATCCAGagtgaggaggaggtggtggcaaCGGAAGATGCCATGGACAATGATGACGAGGATGGTGCGCTGGAAGCACTTTTCAAGCAGCTGGAAGAAGATCTTGCGAATGATGATTTATCTgtcgatgacgatgatgatgagatATCAGAAGAAGATATGGCCAGATTTGAAAAGGAATTGGCAGAAGCAATTGAAGATGTCGGCGGTGTTGATGAATCAGCAGGGGATTCATTGCTGAGCTCTGGAGACTATGGTAATGATGAGCAAATAGACAGAAGCGAAGGACCAGAGCTGAAAACCTGGCAACTCCGGAGATTGGCTCGTGCACTGAAAATAGGTCGGCGTAAAACTAGT ATAAAGAATCTTGCAGGGGAGCTAGGCTTAGATAGGGCTTTGGTCATTGAACTTCTCCGCAATCCACCTCCAAAACTTATACTCATGTCTGATTCTTTGCCTGATGAAGCCCCTTCTAAACCTGAAGTGAAGGAACTAGAACTCCCTGGTTCAACCACTATTGATGTTGATGAGGTTGGTACCACTGAAATCGATCCACAGATGGAGCTTCCAGTTCATGTCATGAGCGCAGAATGGTCTGCACGGAGAAGACTAAAAAAGGTGCAACTTGAGACCTTAGAAAGAGTCTACTTGCGGAGCAAACGCCCCACG AATACAATGATCAGCAGCATAGTTCAAGTGACAAACCTTCCACGAAAGACCATTGTTAAGTGGTTTGAGGATAGAAGGGAACAAGATGGAGTCCCTGACCATCGTGTTGCATTCAAGAGATCTCTATCTGAGACTGTAGCTAGTTCGTAA
- the LOC101768261 gene encoding protein OVEREXPRESSOR OF CATIONIC PEROXIDASE 3 isoform X2 codes for MATVLPLAVLAAASAPAAPRTCISVAPVPPPLLGTRVGLLLRSPPRGVACALRRRPSKYKTKIQSEEEVVATEDAMDNDDEDGALEALFKQLEEDLANDDLSVDDDDDEISEEDMARFEKELAEAIEDVGGVDESAGDSLLSSGDYGNDEQIDRSEGPELKTWQLRRLARALKIGRRKTSIKNLAGELGLDRALVIELLRNPPPKLILMSDSLPDEAPSKPEVKELELPGSTTIDVDEVGTTEIDPQMELPVHVMSAEWSARRRLKKVQLETLERVYLRSKRPTNTMISSIVQVTNLPRKTIVKWFEDRREQDGVPDHRVAFKRSLSETVASS; via the exons ATGGCGACGGTGCTGCCgctcgccgtgctcgccgccgcctcggcccctGCCGCGCCGAGGACTTGCATCTCCGTCGCCCCAGTCCCCCCGCCCTTACTCGGAACTCGCGTGGGTCTCCTCCTCCGCAGCCCACCGCGGGGCGTCGCCTGCGCCCTCCGCCGGAGGCCCTCAAAGTACAAA ACTAAAATCCAGagtgaggaggaggtggtggcaaCGGAAGATGCCATGGACAATGATGACGAGGATGGTGCGCTGGAAGCACTTTTCAAGCAGCTGGAAGAAGATCTTGCGAATGATGATTTATCTgtcgatgacgatgatgatgagatATCAGAAGAAGATATGGCCAGATTTGAAAAGGAATTGGCAGAAGCAATTGAAGATGTCGGCGGTGTTGATGAATCAGCAGGGGATTCATTGCTGAGCTCTGGAGACTATGGTAATGATGAGCAAATAGACAGAAGCGAAGGACCAGAGCTGAAAACCTGGCAACTCCGGAGATTGGCTCGTGCACTGAAAATAGGTCGGCGTAAAACTAGT ATAAAGAATCTTGCAGGGGAGCTAGGCTTAGATAGGGCTTTGGTCATTGAACTTCTCCGCAATCCACCTCCAAAACTTATACTCATGTCTGATTCTTTGCCTGATGAAGCCCCTTCTAAACCTGAAGTGAAGGAACTAGAACTCCCTGGTTCAACCACTATTGATGTTGATGAGGTTGGTACCACTGAAATCGATCCACAGATGGAGCTTCCAGTTCATGTCATGAGCGCAGAATGGTCTGCACGGAGAAGACTAAAAAAGGTGCAACTTGAGACCTTAGAAAGAGTCTACTTGCGGAGCAAACGCCCCACG AATACAATGATCAGCAGCATAGTTCAAGTGACAAACCTTCCACGAAAGACCATTGTTAAGTGGTTTGAGGATAGAAGGGAACAAGATGGAGTCCCTGACCATCGTGTTGCATTCAAGAGATCTCTATCTGAGACTGTAGCTAGTTCGTAA
- the LOC101768934 gene encoding uracil phosphoribosyltransferase, with translation MENCNHETTAISMDGFKVVVPAHPLISHWVSVLRDRSTPSHAFRSALGELGRLLIYEATRDWLPTVTLEIQSPVGTAVVESISEMEPIMIVPILRAGLALADLATSILPSTRTFHLGMARDEKTLLPSVYLNKLPDRFPKGCHILLVDPMLATGGTVTAAVDLVKERGAEISQIRIISAVAAPPALKKLNQRFPGICVYTGAMDQTVNEKGFIVPGLGDAGDRSYGT, from the exons ATGGAGAACTGTAACCATGAAACGACCGCCATCTCCATGGACGGTTTCAAG GTGGTGGTACCTGCGCACCCACTGATCAGCCACTGGGTTTCCGTGCTCCGCGATCGGTCTACCCCTTCCCACGCCTTCA GGAGTGCCTTGGGAGAGCTAGGGAGACTGCTAATCTATGAGGCGACCAGGGATTGGTTG CCGACAGTAACACTGGAGATCCAGTCACCTGTGGGAACTGCTGTTGTGGAATCCATCAGTGAGATGGAGCCGATCATG ATTGTACCTATTCTTCGAGCAGGGCTTGCGCTTGCAGATCTTGCGACTTCAATTTTGCCATCAACCAGAACTTTCCATTTAG GTATGGCCAGGGATGAGAAAACGCTACTGCCCTCAGTTTACTTAAATAA GCTACCTGATAGATTCCCAAAAGGATGCCATATCCTCCTTGTAGATCCTATGCTAGCAACTG GTGGAACAGTCACTGCAGCAGTTGATCTGGTCAAGGAGCGTGGAGCTGAAATCAGTCAGATAAGAATT ATATCAGCTGTTGCTGCTCCTCCTGCCCTCAAGAAGCTCAATCAAAGATTCCCAGG GATCTGTGTGTATACAGGAGCTATGGATCAAACTGTGAACGAGAAAGG TTTCATTGTCCCGGGCCTTGGGGATGCTGGAGACCGGAGCTATGGAACATGA
- the LOC101769744 gene encoding uncharacterized protein LOC101769744 isoform X1, with product MRFFKGSKVEVLQEAEVPFGSWRPGEIVSGNGHTYLVRYDESPVDFGVAVERVPRRLMRPCPPADDPVCWAVGSILEAFDSYSWKVAEVVRVLGKKHYLVRLLGSSLESRAHASDLRLRKLWLDDKWIVTQKYSAKCLDGSFRGRSKDGNLGCNLVMDSHIQLENQNAFEGATSRGIKRKSSAITTHPQCSEITKKLRTPHRDGRHSKLVDRGSLRLAEKVDAVDSPCFMLGEKYTHASYKGHTITAEDFSDTESISSSVASCSPNSSPHKSQHYNLVYQTGDICSRTDDDEASTSERETSEHDNHGSREETHLLELHAYRATMLALYACGSISWEQEALLTNLRLTLNISTDEHLAELRSLVTHAVTSR from the exons ATGAGATTCTTCAAGGGAAGCAAGGTGGAGGTATTGCAGGAGGCAGAGGTGCCCTTTGGTTCTTGGAGGCCTGGTGAGATAGTCTCTGGCAATGGACACACCTACTTGGTGAGATACGATGAAAGTCCGGTTGACTTTGGCGTGGCTGTTGAAAGGGTGCCAAGAAGGTTGATGAGACCTTGCCCTCCAGCGGATGATCCAGTATGCTGGGCTGTGGGTAGTATTCTTGAGGCCTTTGATAGCTACTCGTGGAAGGTTGCGGAGGTGGTGAGAGTGCTGGGCAAGAAGCATTATCTTGTCCGGCTCCTTGGGTCCTCCCTGGAGTCGAGGGCACATGCATCGGATCTTCGATTGAGGAAGCTGTGGCTAGATGACAAATGGATTGTGACTCAGAAG TATTCCGCAAAATGCTTGGATGGTTCATTCAGAGGTCGATCAAAAGATGGAAACTTAGGCTGCAACTTGGTAATGGACAGCCATATTCAACTTGAAAACCAGAATGCTTTTGAGGGTGCTACATCTAGAGGCATTAAGAGAAAGTCGTCTGCTATAACAACACATCCTCAATGCAGTGAAATCACAAAGAAATTGCGGACACCGCATAGAGATGGAAGACACTCGAAGCTGGTTGATAGAGGTTCACTCCGTTTGGCTGAAAAGGTAGATGCTGTTGATTCCCCATGCTTTATGCTGGGTGAGAAATACACGCATGCTAGTTATAAAGGGCATACTATAACAGCTGAAGATTTTAGTGACACTGAGAGTATATCATCCTCTGTTGCTAGCTGTAGTCCTAACAGTAGCCCCCATAAATCACAGCATTATAATTTGGTCTACCAAACTGGAGATATCTGTAGTAgaactgatgatgatgaggcTTCTACATCTGAAAGAGAAACATCAGAACATGATAACCATGGATCAAGGGAAGAAACCCATTTACTGGAGTTGCATGCTTATCGTGCAACAATGTTAGCCTTGTATGCTTGTGGGTCAATTAGCTGGGAGCAGGAGGCTTTGTTGACTAACCTAAGGTTAACATTGAACATCTCAACTGATGAACATCTAGCTGAATTGAGGAGTTTGGTTACCCATGCTGTTACTTCCAGATAG
- the LOC101769744 gene encoding uncharacterized protein LOC101769744 isoform X3, which translates to MRFFKGSKVEVLQEAEVPFGSWRPGEIVSGNGHTYLVRYDESPVDFGVAVERVPRRLMRPCPPADDPVCWAVGSILEAFDSYSWKVAEVVRVLGKKHYLVRLLGSSLESRAHASDLRLRKLWLDDKWIVTQKYSAKCLDGSFRGRSKDGNLGCNL; encoded by the exons ATGAGATTCTTCAAGGGAAGCAAGGTGGAGGTATTGCAGGAGGCAGAGGTGCCCTTTGGTTCTTGGAGGCCTGGTGAGATAGTCTCTGGCAATGGACACACCTACTTGGTGAGATACGATGAAAGTCCGGTTGACTTTGGCGTGGCTGTTGAAAGGGTGCCAAGAAGGTTGATGAGACCTTGCCCTCCAGCGGATGATCCAGTATGCTGGGCTGTGGGTAGTATTCTTGAGGCCTTTGATAGCTACTCGTGGAAGGTTGCGGAGGTGGTGAGAGTGCTGGGCAAGAAGCATTATCTTGTCCGGCTCCTTGGGTCCTCCCTGGAGTCGAGGGCACATGCATCGGATCTTCGATTGAGGAAGCTGTGGCTAGATGACAAATGGATTGTGACTCAGAAG TATTCCGCAAAATGCTTGGATGGTTCATTCAGAGGTCGATCAAAAGATGGAAACTTAGGCTGCAACTTG TGA
- the LOC101769744 gene encoding uncharacterized protein LOC101769744 isoform X2, whose product MRFFKGSKVEVLQEAEVPFGSWRPGEIVSGNGHTYLVRYDESPVDFGVAVERVPRRLMRPCPPADDPVCWAVGSILEAFDSYSWKVAEVVRVLGKKHYLVRLLGSSLESRAHASDLRLRKLWLDDKWIVTQKYSAKCLDGSFRGRSKDGNLGCNLVMDSHIQLENQNAFEGATSRGIKRKSSAITTHPQCSEITKKLRTPHRDGRHSKLVDRGSLRLAEKGRGWRLVKHPSIGSCRWRSLPHGLQCDKCGDISIELPLVKQGQNCGSKLMTVAG is encoded by the exons ATGAGATTCTTCAAGGGAAGCAAGGTGGAGGTATTGCAGGAGGCAGAGGTGCCCTTTGGTTCTTGGAGGCCTGGTGAGATAGTCTCTGGCAATGGACACACCTACTTGGTGAGATACGATGAAAGTCCGGTTGACTTTGGCGTGGCTGTTGAAAGGGTGCCAAGAAGGTTGATGAGACCTTGCCCTCCAGCGGATGATCCAGTATGCTGGGCTGTGGGTAGTATTCTTGAGGCCTTTGATAGCTACTCGTGGAAGGTTGCGGAGGTGGTGAGAGTGCTGGGCAAGAAGCATTATCTTGTCCGGCTCCTTGGGTCCTCCCTGGAGTCGAGGGCACATGCATCGGATCTTCGATTGAGGAAGCTGTGGCTAGATGACAAATGGATTGTGACTCAGAAG TATTCCGCAAAATGCTTGGATGGTTCATTCAGAGGTCGATCAAAAGATGGAAACTTAGGCTGCAACTTGGTAATGGACAGCCATATTCAACTTGAAAACCAGAATGCTTTTGAGGGTGCTACATCTAGAGGCATTAAGAGAAAGTCGTCTGCTATAACAACACATCCTCAATGCAGTGAAATCACAAAGAAATTGCGGACACCGCATAGAGATGGAAGACACTCGAAGCTGGTTGATAGAGGTTCACTCCGTTTGGCTGAAAAG GGCCGAGGTTGGAGGCTTGTAAAGCATCCTTCCATAGGGTCATGTAGATGGAGGAGTCTGCCACATGGTTTGCAGTGCGATAAATGTGGCGACATTTCCATCGAACTTCCATTG GTCAAGCAGGGTCAGAATTGCGGTTCCAAACTAATGACGGTTGCTGGATAA